The sequence TGACTGCCTTTTTGCAAATTTGCTTGATTGGATAAATAAATCGTTAACCTATATAATAGAGTGAGTACCTTCAACATAAAACTTTACATAAGATAGTAGGGATAATAGTGGTTATCATAATTTGCCTGGTTATCGGCCTGTTATCGGCAATGATAGGGAGTATCGTCGGATTAGGTGGCGGTGTAATATTAGTACCAGCGCTACTCATCCTTCATACAACGACACAACTGTTTCAGTGGGCGGATGCAAGTACAATCGTTGGTATATCGCTAATTGTTATGATTTTTACGGCAATGTCATCTACATATGCCTATGCCAAAAGTCATCGAATTGATTATACGAGTGGAATTTATTTTATCGCGGGTAGTGTTCCTGGTGGTATCCTTGGATCATGGATGAACCAATTTGTGCAAACAGATTTGTTTTCCGTCTATTTAGGGATATTTATGTTATTGATATTTCTGATTTTTTTATTCAAAAAATCAGAGCCGTCACCTGTTGCTACTGAAAAGATGCACCATTCACGCAAGGTGATCCGTGAAGTGCAAATAGGTTCCCGAAGTTATTATTACTCCTTTTCACCATTGTTTGCCTGCGGGATTGCCTTTTTAGTTGGAAACTTATCTGGTTTCTTTGGCATTGGTGGAGGCTCACTAATGGTGCCTGCTATGATTTTATTTTTTCATTTTCCACCGCATATAGCGACGGCAACTTCGATGTTTATGATATTGGCCTTAAGTATGGTCAGTTCTGTAACTCACATTGCTTTGGGGCATATTGAATGGAACTATGTCTGGGCATTTATCCCTGGCGCATGGCTTGGAGGCGTTCTTGGGGCAAAGTTAAATCAAAAGATGTCGAGTAAAGCAGTCGAATACCTGCTGCGAATTATCCTGCTTATTATTGGTATTCGTTTAATTTGGCAAGGTTTGTTCAGTTAGAGGAGGGTCACGTCATGATGGAACATATTCATTTCTATTATTGTAATGATTTACATAGTCACTTCGAACAATGGCCACAGATTGTTCATTATTTTAAACAGAAAAAAATACAGCACCAAAGACATAATCAGGAATCCTGGTTGATTGATATTGGAGATCATGTCGACAGATCTCACCCTATTGCAGAAGCATACAAAGGGAAGGCAAATGTCGAACTGTTAAATGAGGCTGGCTTTGATTTTGCAACGCTTGGAAATAATGAAGGCATCACGCTCGAATATAATGACCTGTATCATTTGTATGATCAGGCAGATTTCCAAGTTACCTGTGCCAATTTGCGGTCGATCGATGGCAAGCAGCCAGCTTGGTTAAAAAAAAGTATTGCATTTACCACAAACGAAAACACTCGCGTCAAAATCCTTGGTTTAACGGCACCATTTAACCCGTTCTATAACCCGTTAGGCTGGCAAGTAGAAACTCCGCTTGGTTATTTGTCACGTGAAATAAATAAGTTAAAAGAAGATGCGGATATCTTGATTCTTTTATCCCATCTCGGCTACTCAGAAGATCAAATGATTGCCGAGAAATTTCCTCAGATTGATATTATTATCGGTGGACATACACATCACTTATTGAAAAATGGGGAAGTGGTGAACCAAACCCTACTAACAGCTGCAGGGAAGCATGGCAAATATGTTGGCGAAATTCACATTGACTGGGATCGAACGTCAGGTGAGATCGTTGATAAACAAGCATTTGCTGTGGAAACGGAACATATGCAGCAAGACCAACATACTCTTCGCTCACTTCAATTAAAAAGTGAACAGGCAGCAGACCAGTTGAACCAGCCAGTTACTTATTTACAGCACCAGCTAGAAGTAGATTGGTATAAACGGACACCAGTTATTCAATTATTAACAGATGAATTGAAGAAGTGGACCAACGCTGAGATCAGTATGTTAAATGCCGGCCTTCTGCTGGAAAGTATCGAACCTGGCTATGTCACGTATGGCGATGTACACCGTATTTGTCCTCACCCGATCAATCCCTGTACGGTAGAACTAAGAGGAATTGAAATTTTGGAGGTTGTCCGTGGTGCATACAATCAGCGGTTAGTGGAATTAGAACTGATGGGGTTTGGCTTTAGAGGTAAGATTCTTGGCGCTTTTGTCTTTAGTGGTATTGAAGTGCAAACGACTTTTGATGAAGATGGTGTGGAGCATGTTCAGAAAGTATTACTGCACAATAAGGAATTAGAGCATGAGCGGGTATACACCTTTGCTACAGCGGACATGTTTACCTTTGGCAAGATGTTTCCGGAGATTGCCCGATCGAAGACAAAACAGTTTTATTTACCAGAATTTCTCAGAGATTTATTGCGGGAGGCTCTGCAAAATAGATTATCGGATTGAATACACACATACACCCAATCTTCATATTTTATATGGAGAGGGGTGTTTTTATTATGATGGAAATGAAACCAATTGAAATTAGGGGCCATGCATTTACTGCTGTAACGGTTCGCTTACCATATACCAATTTATTAGTAATTACGAACGAAAAAGGCTATGTGATGTGTGGTGCATTGGATGTAGATTTATTAAATGACCGGCTGACAGATCGGCCTATTATTGCTGGCCGTGCAGTTGGAGTAAAAACAATAGAAGATTTACAGAAAGCAACGTTAGACAAAGTGACAAATCATTCCAAGCAATTCGGATGGTACGAAGGGATGCCAATAGAGGAAGCCTTATTGAAGATTGTGTGAAATTTGTCTAGGAAAAATGTGAAAATTACACAATTTAATGACAATAATACTAGATTAAACAGACATAATCTGATAAAATTTTACCAAAATGATAAAATAGGTGTATGTCGATGAAATTAATTCCAACTAAAAATATCCGTCCCGGTTTTGAATTAGCGAAGCCTATTTATGATGAGCGTGGAAGGATTCTTGTTCAAAAAGAAGTAAGGTTAACCCAATCTATGGTCCATCGATTGCAGAATTTAGGCGTAACGTATGTTTTCATTCGTGAGAAGGATACGGAGGATATTTATGTTCATCCACCAATTCCAGACCAGCAAAGAATGGAAGCGATTCAGCAAATCAAAGAGACTTTCAAATCTGTTGAGGTGCAGGGTATCTCTAATCAGCGTAACTATTTATTAGAAAAAGCTGCAAATAAATTAAATTATCTGGTTACGGAAATCGCAGCGGAATTGGGAAAAAACGAAGATGTGATTCATTATTTATCTGATCTGTTGATTATTGATGATTATGTTTTTTCTCATTCCTTAAATGTTAGTTTGTATACTCTGGCACTGGCACAAGAGAAGAATATGAAAAGAACGGAATTAGAACAGCTTGGATTAGGGGCAATCTTGCATGATATAGGAAAAATAATTCTGCCCGATGAAATATTAAACAAACCTGGAAAATTGTCAGATGCGGAATTTCAAATAGTACAATCCCATACCGATTATGGCTTTGAGATGTTAAGGAAGGTGCCTGGAATTCCATTACTTGTTGCCCATTGTGCTTTTCAACATCATGAACGATTGGACGGATCCGGTTATCCAAGGGGGATTACAGAAGCTGTGATTCATCCCTTTGCCAGAATGATTGGTGTTGCAGATGTGTTTGATGCGGTAACAAGTAATCGAGTGTATCGTGAAGCGATGTTGCCCCATGAGGGACTGGAAATACTTTATAGTGGTGCTGGTACACTTTTTGATAAATCATTAGTTGAAACATTTAAGAAAACCATTGCACTCTATCCAAATGGTATGACAGTTCAATTGAGTGATGGCAGCGAAGGGGTCGTTGCACGCCAAAATTATCAACTGTTAGAAAGACCTGTCGTACGAATATTGAAAGAGAACGGTGTTAAGGTCAGTCCTTATGATCTGAATCTGGCCAAGGTGCTTAACGTTATGATTATTCACACAAACAAACTCAGTCCTGTTAAATAATAGCTGGTTAGAACGCAGCTTGGTCCTGACTAAATTCGAGATATGCAGCTATTTATATAACGGATTATGCAAATGGGGTCTTTATAACAATTTCATAGTTACCACTAAGCTAGACATAATCCGTATTATAAGCAGCCAATCTTCTGTTTTACATTTTTGCACTTGTTAATGTGAGTGGCTAGGTGCAATCTTATAAATAAAAATTTTATAGATTTATCTCTAAATAAATCCCCCAATCATATGAATGAATTGGGGGGTTTTTATATGCCAAAGAAAAGATGGGTTAAAAAAAGAAAAGCA is a genomic window of Gracilibacillus salinarum containing:
- a CDS encoding sulfite exporter TauE/SafE family protein: MVIIICLVIGLLSAMIGSIVGLGGGVILVPALLILHTTTQLFQWADASTIVGISLIVMIFTAMSSTYAYAKSHRIDYTSGIYFIAGSVPGGILGSWMNQFVQTDLFSVYLGIFMLLIFLIFLFKKSEPSPVATEKMHHSRKVIREVQIGSRSYYYSFSPLFACGIAFLVGNLSGFFGIGGGSLMVPAMILFFHFPPHIATATSMFMILALSMVSSVTHIALGHIEWNYVWAFIPGAWLGGVLGAKLNQKMSSKAVEYLLRIILLIIGIRLIWQGLFS
- a CDS encoding bifunctional metallophosphatase/5'-nucleotidase; amino-acid sequence: MMEHIHFYYCNDLHSHFEQWPQIVHYFKQKKIQHQRHNQESWLIDIGDHVDRSHPIAEAYKGKANVELLNEAGFDFATLGNNEGITLEYNDLYHLYDQADFQVTCANLRSIDGKQPAWLKKSIAFTTNENTRVKILGLTAPFNPFYNPLGWQVETPLGYLSREINKLKEDADILILLSHLGYSEDQMIAEKFPQIDIIIGGHTHHLLKNGEVVNQTLLTAAGKHGKYVGEIHIDWDRTSGEIVDKQAFAVETEHMQQDQHTLRSLQLKSEQAADQLNQPVTYLQHQLEVDWYKRTPVIQLLTDELKKWTNAEISMLNAGLLLESIEPGYVTYGDVHRICPHPINPCTVELRGIEILEVVRGAYNQRLVELELMGFGFRGKILGAFVFSGIEVQTTFDEDGVEHVQKVLLHNKELEHERVYTFATADMFTFGKMFPEIARSKTKQFYLPEFLRDLLREALQNRLSD
- a CDS encoding YunC family protein, with protein sequence MMEMKPIEIRGHAFTAVTVRLPYTNLLVITNEKGYVMCGALDVDLLNDRLTDRPIIAGRAVGVKTIEDLQKATLDKVTNHSKQFGWYEGMPIEEALLKIV
- a CDS encoding HD-GYP domain-containing protein, with the translated sequence MKLIPTKNIRPGFELAKPIYDERGRILVQKEVRLTQSMVHRLQNLGVTYVFIREKDTEDIYVHPPIPDQQRMEAIQQIKETFKSVEVQGISNQRNYLLEKAANKLNYLVTEIAAELGKNEDVIHYLSDLLIIDDYVFSHSLNVSLYTLALAQEKNMKRTELEQLGLGAILHDIGKIILPDEILNKPGKLSDAEFQIVQSHTDYGFEMLRKVPGIPLLVAHCAFQHHERLDGSGYPRGITEAVIHPFARMIGVADVFDAVTSNRVYREAMLPHEGLEILYSGAGTLFDKSLVETFKKTIALYPNGMTVQLSDGSEGVVARQNYQLLERPVVRILKENGVKVSPYDLNLAKVLNVMIIHTNKLSPVK